A region of the Halosolutus amylolyticus genome:
CGCCGATGAGCGGCGCTCCTTCGCTCTCTCAACTGCACCTCCACTCACTGGATCAATTACTCCGTCACTTTCGGTGACGAAGCAATCTGTTTCAGCTTGTTCTACATCTTGGTTCGGCAACGACTGTAAACGGCGAGGTTTTGCGCCTGTTCATCCCATAACCCGATCGGTCCCGTTCGACGCCGGTGAACTCCGCCGTCGGGTCGGGACGACAACCGCACGCTTTTGGGCGGTCCCTGTGAACTGACAGACATGGATTCCGCGGCGTGGCTCGCGGACGACGACCCGATCGTCGGCGTCGTCGATCCCGATCCGGACGCGATCGACCCCGAAGCCGACCGAGACGCGGTCACAGCGATCGACGCGGCGCTCGTCGATCGAGACGCCTCGATCGCGACGGGGACAGTCGAGGAAGTGCTCGCCGCAGCGCCGTCGATGCTGGTCGCGATCCGAGAGGCCGGACTGACGGCCGTCGCCCGAGCGGAACCCGACGCCCCCGTCCTCCCGATCGGCCCCGTTCCAGGAGTCGAGACGGTCCCCGTCGACGCGATCGAGGCCGGCCTCGGGGCGGTTCTCGACGGCGACGCAGTCGAACGGGATCGGCCCCTGCTCGGCGTCGAACGCGAACCGGGATCGACGACGAGCGGGAGCGACCGCAAGCGCGCGCTGTTCGACGTGACGCTGGTCACGGAAGAACCGGCCCGCATCTCGGAGTACAGCGTCCGGAGCCGCGGCGAATCGATCGCGCAGTTTCGCGCCGATGGGGTCGTCGTCGCGACGCCGGCCGGGAGTTACGGCTACGCCAGCGCGGTCGACGTGCCGCGTCTCTCCGCGGCCGTCGACGCCGTCGGCGTCGCACCGATCGCACCCTTCGTCACCGCGACGCGCCGATGGGTGCTCCCCGCGGACGACCTCGCGCTCGCCGTCGAACGCGACGAGGGCGACGTCTCCTTGCTCGCCGACGATCGGATCGTCGAGACGATCTCGCCCGGCGAACGCGTCACCGTCGGCGTCGACGGGACGCTCGCGACGCTCGTCGTTCCCGAATCGAGTCTGTAACCGACAGCGTCCGCGTTGGCGCCGTTCTAGCTGTTGTACGGCTCCTCGTCCCGGTGGTTGTCCGGGTTCACGTTCTCGAGCGCGTCGTCCTCTCGATCGTCGGACTTGTGTTCGATGTCCTGTCGGCGCTGCTCCTCGTCGTGCCGTTCGCGTGCCTCTTTTTCCTCCTCGGTGAGTTCCTCTTTCTCGTCCTCGGCGTCGGCGTCCTCGTGTGCGAGTTCGACGTCCCGTCCGTGCTCGTCCTTGCCGGTCTCGTCGCGGTCGTCACTGTCGTTGGACATAGTGATCCCGATCGGGGCTACCGTCGGTCTCCGAAAAGGCATTGGGCTTGCGACGGTCGGCAAAGCGGACGGCCGATGCGATCGCCGTCGTCTCGACTACCAGGGCTCGCCGGACGCGAGATCGATCTCGCTGTCGCCCTTCTCCGAGGGGCAGACGTCCGCGAGTACGCAGTCGCTACAGTCCGGGTTGCGGGCCGTACAGACCGCCCGCCCGTGGTCGATACAGAGGTGGGTGAACTGCTGCCAGTAGCCCTCGGGGACGATCTCCATCAGCTCCTGCTCGATCGCCTCGGGACGCTCCTCCTCGGTGAGACCGAGTCGGCGGGAAAGCCGCTGGACGTGCGTGTCGACGACGATCCCCTCGACGACGTCGTGGCCGTGCTGGAGGACGACGTTCGCGGTCTTCCGGCCGACCCCCGAGAGGTCGGTCAGTTCGTCCATCGTGTCCGGGACCTCGCCGTCGTGGTCCTCGACGATCGCCTGGCAGGCGCTGCGGATGTACTCGGCCTTGTTGTTGTAGTAGGTGATCGAGTTCAGGTCCGCCGCGAGTTCCTCCTGGGGCGCGTTCGCGTAGTCTTCCGGGCCGTCGTACTTCTCGAAGAGTGCCTCGGTCTCCTGGTTGACCCGCTCGTCCGTACACTGGGCCGAGAGGATCACGGCGATCAGGAGCTCCAGCCGGTTCGAGTACCGGAGCGAGATCGTCGAGTCGGGGTAGGCCTCCTCGAGTCGATCGACGATCTCCGCCGCCTGCTCGCTCCGCGTCGCCAGTGGGGTTCCCATGCGCGACCGATGGACTGTCCGTACTAACTATCTGTTGGATTCGTCGGCGTGGGGCCGATCCGCTCCGGGTCGGTGAACCGCCGTCGCGTCACCGGGGAGCGGCCGTCACTCCGGCCTCGAAGATCGGCCGTCGCGGGGCGGGCGTGCCTGTCTCTCCCATGTCACTTCGTGGGACACTATTATTACGATGACTGTCGTACGTATCGAAACGACTCACGGAGGGATACGGATCGTTGTAACGGTTTACCGGTGATCGCCGCCTCAGTCGGGCGATCTCCGGTGACGAATTACAACAGACCGTACGAGTCGCGCGTCGATCACACGGTGGGGACCGAAGGGATCGACGGTGGGGGGAGAACCATGACGGTACAGGACGACACACTCACGCTCGACACCGAATCGCCAGCATACCACCGCGACAGCGTCGTCGACGCACTGCTGACCGAACTGAAAGACGACCAGGGGGGAATCAGGCGCGCGGCGCTCAAGCGCGCGCTCGAAATCGATGCCGGCGTCGACGGCGACGCCGAGACGGCGGGGACACCGCACGACCCGACGACGGCCGCGGCCCCGACCAGCACGAGCGACGCGGTCCGCATCGAACGACTGCAATCGACCGTCGAATCGCTCGCCGCCTACACCGACGCGCTGGAGGCGTTCCTCGACGAGAACGGGACCGCCGAGACCGTCCTCGCGGAGGTTCAGGAGGGACTCGATCGGGCTCACGACGAGATCGACACGCTACACGCGGACCTCGACCGTCTCGACGACGCCGGCACCGAGCGGACGGACCGCATCGACACGCTCGAAACCGAGGTCGAACGCGTCGACGACGCCGTCGATCGCCTCGACGATCGAACCGCAGCTCTCGAGACTGCCACCGAGGAACTCCAGGCGGACGTGGCCGAAACCCACGACTCGATCGACGACCTCGAGTCGACCATCGAGACGGTCGCCGACGAGATGGCGGCCCGCACCGACGCGCTCGAGGACCGGATCGCGTCGCTCGAGGATCGCGTCGACGACGCCGAGTCGACCATCGAGTCCCGAACGGGGACGCTCGAGTCGGCGATCGTGGACCTCGAATCGACGCTCGACGATCGGCTCACCGAACTCAGGACGGCCCTCGAGGGCGACGTTCGGAACCTCGAGGCGGACCTGGCCGACACCGACGACGAGTTGCGATCGGAACTGGGCCGCATCGAAACCCGCCTCGACGATCGGCTCGGGGAGTTCAAAACCGACGTGGACGAGGACCTCGAAACCCTGGCGGAGACGATCGACGCGTCGGTCGCGGATCTCGAGGGCGAGTTCGACGACCTCGAGTCGGACCTCGAGTCGCTCGCGGCCGACCTCGACGACGTCGAGACGTGGCGGGAGTCGCTCGAGACGGCGCTCAAGTAGCGGGTCGCCGTGATGACGGGCGATCGCCGCGCCAGCGCGGCATGCCGTGACCTTTAAGCGGCCGTCTTGCGCGTATGCGGGTATGAAAGCAACGGCCATGGCCCACCCGATCCAGGGGCTGGTCAAGTATCACGGGATGCGCGACGACATCGAACGGCTCCCATATCACGACAGTATCAGCGTCTGTACGGCCCCGAGCCACACGCGAACGACCGTCGAGTTCTCGATGGACCACGACGAGGACACGTTCGTCGTCGACGGCGAGGAACTCGACGGGCGCGCGTACGAACGCGTCGAGGCCGTCGTCGAGAAGGCCCGGAACATGTCGGACGCGGCACACACCGTCTACCCCGTCCGGCTGGAGAGCGAGAACAGTTTCCCATCGAACGTCGGGCTCGGCTCTTCTTCCTCCGGGTTCGCCGCCGCCGCGATGGCACTCGCAGAGGCGGCCGAACTCGACGCCTCGAAGCAGGAGATTTCGACGATCGCGCGCGTCGGCTCCGCGTCGGCGGCCCGCGCCGTCACCGGCGCGTTCTCTCAGCTTCACACCGGGCTCAACGACGAGGACTGTCGCTCCCGTCGGATCCCCTCGAACCTCCACGAGGACCTGAAGATCGTCGTCGGGCTCGTCCCCTACCACAAAGAGACCGAGGACGCCCACGACGAGGCGGCCGACAGCCACATGTTCCAGGCGCGCAACGCCCACATTCACGGCCAGATCGCCGAGATGCGCGACGCCCTCCGCAACGACGACTTCGATCGGGCGTTCGAACTCGCCGAACACGACTCGCTCTCGCTCGCCGCGACCACGATGACCGGACCCTCGGGCTGGGTCTACTGGCAACCCGCGACGCTCGCCATTTTCAACCGCGTCCGCGAACTCCGCGA
Encoded here:
- a CDS encoding NAD(+)/NADH kinase, which encodes MDSAAWLADDDPIVGVVDPDPDAIDPEADRDAVTAIDAALVDRDASIATGTVEEVLAAAPSMLVAIREAGLTAVARAEPDAPVLPIGPVPGVETVPVDAIEAGLGAVLDGDAVERDRPLLGVEREPGSTTSGSDRKRALFDVTLVTEEPARISEYSVRSRGESIAQFRADGVVVATPAGSYGYASAVDVPRLSAAVDAVGVAPIAPFVTATRRWVLPADDLALAVERDEGDVSLLADDRIVETISPGERVTVGVDGTLATLVVPESSL
- the mvaD gene encoding phosphomevalonate decarboxylase MvaD, with product MKATAMAHPIQGLVKYHGMRDDIERLPYHDSISVCTAPSHTRTTVEFSMDHDEDTFVVDGEELDGRAYERVEAVVEKARNMSDAAHTVYPVRLESENSFPSNVGLGSSSSGFAAAAMALAEAAELDASKQEISTIARVGSASAARAVTGAFSQLHTGLNDEDCRSRRIPSNLHEDLKIVVGLVPYHKETEDAHDEAADSHMFQARNAHIHGQIAEMRDALRNDDFDRAFELAEHDSLSLAATTMTGPSGWVYWQPATLAIFNRVRELREEDDIPVYFSTDTGASVYVNTTEEHVDRVEEEIADCGVSTTVWDVGGPAKLLDEEKHLF
- the nth gene encoding endonuclease III, with the protein product MGTPLATRSEQAAEIVDRLEEAYPDSTISLRYSNRLELLIAVILSAQCTDERVNQETEALFEKYDGPEDYANAPQEELAADLNSITYYNNKAEYIRSACQAIVEDHDGEVPDTMDELTDLSGVGRKTANVVLQHGHDVVEGIVVDTHVQRLSRRLGLTEEERPEAIEQELMEIVPEGYWQQFTHLCIDHGRAVCTARNPDCSDCVLADVCPSEKGDSEIDLASGEPW